GGTCGTCCTCGTGCACGGCGCGTCCGTCACCGCCGACTTGTGGCGTCTGCACACCCGGCACCTGACCGGTCTGGGCCTGGGCGTCCTGCGCTACGACCAGCGCGCGCACGGCCACACCTCCCGAGGCCGGGCACCTCTGACGGTCGAACAGCTCGCCGACGACCTGCACCAGATCCTGACCCGTCTCGTCCCCTCCGGACCGCTCGTGCTCGCCGGCCACTCCTTGGGCGCCCTGGTCCTGCAGGAACTCACCGACCTGCACCCCCAACACCTGACCCGCGTACGGGGCATGGTGCTGCTGTCTCCCACCGCACGCGGTGCGACGGTGCTGCCCGGCCGCGGCCCGTGCGCCTGGCTGTTGGCCGCCGGGCGCAGCCTCGCTGCCCTGACCTGCGCCCACGCACCTCGCGCGGTGGATCTCCTGCGCCGAAGGCTGCCCGCCACACACCCCCACCGCCTCGCCCCAGGCCCCAACCGGTCGGCCGACGGGCCACCGCCGTGCCGCCACGGCGTCCGCCACACCGCGACCGGTGATCTCGCCGCCCTGTGGCAGTCCCTGCGCGACTACAAGCCGCGCGACCTCACCGTCCTGAGCCAGCTCGGCGACCGGCTGCTGCTCATGGCGGGAGCCGACGACCGGCACATCCCCGCCGCCCACACCAAGCAGCTGGCCGCCCACCTCCCTGCCGCCGCACTGGACGTCCTCCCCCGCACCACACACGCCTTGCCCATCCGCCACGCCGCCCTCATCAGCGCCCGCATCGCCCGCCTCGCCGCCGAACCGGGCCAGCCCCATCACCCCCAGGACCAGCTATTTCCAAGCTCCCCGCTTTCCATGCGATTTCACTAGGCACCGGAATTCAATCCAGCACCATGCTCGCCCTGTCCGCCGAAGGCATCCTCCCCAAGGTCGACTACGCCATTTTCGCCGACACTGGCTGGGAACCCAAAGTCGTCTATTCCCACCTCGACCGCCTCGAACAGGAAATCGCCACCCCTGCAGGCATACCCGTCCTGCGCGTCACCGCGGGAAACATTCGAGACGACGCCCTGGATCCCGAGCACCGCTTCGCGTCCATGCCGCTGTACATCCTCAACCAGGACGGGAAACAGGGCATGACCAGGCGCCAGTGCACCGGGGAATATAAAATAAAACCGATCAAGAAGAAGGTCCGAGAACTTCTCGGATACCCCTACCCCCAGCACATCCCCAAGGACATATTCGTCGAACAGTGGGTCGGCATCTCGACGGATGAATTCCACCGGGCCAAGGACGCCGACGTCAAGTACATGCGCAACCGGCATCCACTCATAGACCTCGGCTGGTCACGCGCAGACTGCATCCGATATTTGACCTCTATCGGCCTGGCCGACACTCCAAAATCGAGCTGCCTCGGCTGTCCATTTCACGGAAACGCGCAGTGGAGGAATATCCGGGACAGCAGTCCGGCGGAATGGGCGGACGTGGTCGCGTTCGACGCGGCCATCCGCCAGGGCAACGCCCGCGCCAACGCCTCCGGGAACCGGCTGCTCGGGCAGGCGTTCCTGCACCGCTCCCGCGTCCCCCTCGACCAGGCCCCCATCGACCACGTCACCGCCGCGGAGTGGGCTGCGCGCCAGCAGGAACTCGACGACGGTGCCGTCATGGTGGAGGAGCTGGAGAACGGCGTGGTCGACGGCTGCTCTCCCTGGGCCTGCCGCGGAGCCTCCGAGTACGAGCCGGTGCAGGACGACTTCGGACTGGCCTCGTGAGGAG
The DNA window shown above is from Streptomyces akebiae and carries:
- a CDS encoding alpha/beta hydrolase; the encoded protein is MSHPPSVTEVLSVSAADGTPLAVYRDTPVRPRRDGATVVLVHGASVTADLWRLHTRHLTGLGLGVLRYDQRAHGHTSRGRAPLTVEQLADDLHQILTRLVPSGPLVLAGHSLGALVLQELTDLHPQHLTRVRGMVLLSPTARGATVLPGRGPCAWLLAAGRSLAALTCAHAPRAVDLLRRRLPATHPHRLAPGPNRSADGPPPCRHGVRHTATGDLAALWQSLRDYKPRDLTVLSQLGDRLLLMAGADDRHIPAAHTKQLAAHLPAAALDVLPRTTHALPIRHAALISARIARLAAEPGQPHHPQDQLFPSSPLSMRFH
- a CDS encoding adenine nucleotide alpha hydrolase family protein, which produces MLALSAEGILPKVDYAIFADTGWEPKVVYSHLDRLEQEIATPAGIPVLRVTAGNIRDDALDPEHRFASMPLYILNQDGKQGMTRRQCTGEYKIKPIKKKVRELLGYPYPQHIPKDIFVEQWVGISTDEFHRAKDADVKYMRNRHPLIDLGWSRADCIRYLTSIGLADTPKSSCLGCPFHGNAQWRNIRDSSPAEWADVVAFDAAIRQGNARANASGNRLLGQAFLHRSRVPLDQAPIDHVTAAEWAARQQELDDGAVMVEELENGVVDGCSPWACRGASEYEPVQDDFGLAS